The genomic stretch TCTGTTTCAATTTCTGCTTCGAAACGGGCTTTAAATTCCTTACTTCTGTTTGAGCTTCTTGAACAATTAAAAGGGTGGATGCAATCGATGTCGGGGGTCCAGGCAATCCCTGTTATGCAGCTCTTCTACAGATTATCATCTGCTGTTGGTGGGCCTTTCATAGACATCTCGAAGCCTGAAAGCTTAGATTTGGAGAAATTGATTAGATGGTTTCTGGATGAGCTTAATCTGAACCAACCTTTTGTTGCCAAATCCCGCTCTACATTTGGGGAAGTTGCAATACTTGTTTTCATGTTCTTTACGTTGATGTTACGAAACTGGCACCAGCCTGGCAGTGATGGTTCTACACCAAAACCTAGTGGGACAACAGATACACATGATAAAAGCATCATCCAGATTTCGCCCTCCACCTTGGTCACTGCTTCATCTTCCTTGGATGATCAAGAGAAAAATGACTTTGCATCCCAGCTGCCCCGAGCATGCAATTCTCTTAGGCAACAATCTGTTGTCAATTACCTGATGGAGATACTACAACAGCTGGTGCATGTTTTTAAGTCCCCTTCTGTTAGTTATGAAAATGCAGGACCTGGTTCTGGATGTAGTGCTCTATTAACAGTTCGAAGGGATGTAGCAGCTGGCaatttttctcctttcttttcaGACTCATATGCAAAAGCCCACCGTACAGATATCTTTGCGGACTACCATAGATTGTTGTTGGAGAATACTTTCCGGCTGGTGTACACCTTGGTTAGACCTGAAAAGCAAGACAAGACTGGGGAGAAAGAGAAGGTTTCAAAGATCTCTTCTGGCAAGGATCTGAAGCTAGATGGATATCAAGATGTTCTCTGCGGTTACATTAACAATCCTCACACAACTTTTGTGAGAAGATATGCAAGGAGGCTTTTCCTCCATCTCTGTGGAAGCAAAACTCACTATTACACTGTGCGAGACTCCTGGCAATTCTCAAGTGAGATGAAAAAACTTTTCAAGCATGTAAACAAGTCGGGTGGGTTTCAAAGTCATTTGTCATATGAGAGAAGTGTTAAGATAGTTAAGTGCCTCTCTACTATGGCTGAAGTAGCTGCAGCACGACCTCGGAACTGGCAGAAGTACTGTTTGAAACATTCAGATTTCCTACCATTCTTGATTAATGGAGTGTTCTATCTTGGAGAAGAGTCAGTTATTCAGATTTTGAAGCTGTTGAATCTTTCCTTTTACACAGGAAAGGAGATTGGTCATTCGTTAAAGAAAACTGATGCTGTGGATTCAGGTATGAATTCAAACAAATCAGGGACACAATCTCATGatcccaaaaagaagaagaaaggtgaAGAAGGAACGGAATCTGGTTCGGAAAAGTCCTATGTGGATGTGGAGTCTCTGATAAATATCTTCACTGACAGGGGTGGAGATGTCTTGAAGCAATTCATTGATTGCTTTTTGCTTGAATGGAATTCTAGTTCTGTGCGTGCAGAGGCCAAGTGTGTTCTTTATGGTGTGTGGCATCATGCTAAGTCATCATTCAAGGAAACTTTGGTAGTGACTCTCTTGGAGAAAGTAAAATGTCTACCAATGTATGGTCAAAATATAGTTGAGTATACTGAACTTATCACATGGTTGCTGGGTAAAGCTCCGGATGACAGCTCAAAGCAACAGAGCAGTGAGCTTGTGGATCGATGCTTAACCCCTGATGTAGTCAAATGCATCTTTGAGACACTTCATTCACAAAATGAGCTTTTAGCTAATCATCCAAATTCCCGCATATACAACACTTTAAGTGGATTAGTCGAATTTGATGGGTACTATCTTGAGAGTGAGCCTTGTGTTGCCTGCAGTTCTCCAGAGGTGCCATACAGCAGGATGAAGCTAGAAAGTCTGAAATCTGAAACAAAGTTCACTGACAATCGCATCATAGTGAAATGCACTGGGAGTTACACCATCCAGACAGTGACCATGAACGTTCATGATGCGCGGAAGTCTAAATCAGTGAAAGTTTTGAACCTGTATTACAACAACCGACCTGTGGCTGACTTGTcagagttgaaaaataattgGTCTCTTTGGAAACGTGCCAAGAGTTGCCATCTTACTTTCAATCAGACTGAACTGAAAGTGGACTTTCCCATTCCAATAACAGCTTGTAACTTCATGATTGAGCTGGATTCCTTCTATGAAAATCTCCAGGCTTTGTCTCTTGAACCATTGCAATGCCCACGTTGCAGTCGACCTGTCACTGATAAGCATGGTATATGTGGCAATTGCCATGAGAATGCTTATCAGTGCAGGCAATGCCGCAACATTAATTATGAAAATCTGGACTCCTTTCTATGCAACGAGTGTGGCTATAGTAAATATGGTAGATTTGAGTTCAACTTCATGGCAAAGCCAAGTTTTGCATTTGATGACATGGAGAATGATGAAGATATGAAGAGAGGGTTGGCTGCTATAGAAACTGAATCAGAAAATGCTCATAGGAAATATCAGCAACTTCTAGGATTCAAGAAGCCCCTGCTTAAGATTGTGTCGAGTGTCGGTGAGATTGAAATAGACTCGCAACAGAAGGATTCGGTGCAGCAAATGATGGTCTCCTTACCTGGGCCTGTATGTAAGATTAATCGTAAAATAGCTCTTCTTGGTGTCCTGTATGGTGAGAAGTGCAAAGTAGCTTTTGATTCTGTCAGCAAAAGTGTCCAGACACTGCAAGGGTTACGCCGGGTTTTGATGAATTATTTGCACCAGAAACAGTCTGTTAACAGAGTGGCTGCTTCCAGATTTGTGGTTTCCAGGTCTCCAAATAATTGCTATGGCTGTGCTTCTACATTTGCGACACAGTGTCTTGAAATCCTACAGGTCCTATCAAAGCATCCAAATTCCAAGAAACAACTTGTTGCTGCTGGCATTTTAACGGAACTATTTGAAAATAACATTCATCAAGGTCCTAAAACAGCTCGTGTCCAAGCTAGGGCCGTTCTTTGTGCATTCTCTGAGGGTGATATAAATGCAGTGACCGAGTTGAACAGCTTAATTCAGAAAAAGGTTACGTACTGCCTTGAACATCATCGCTCCATGGACGTTGCTCTGGCCACTCGTGAAGAGTTGTCATTGCTGTCGGAAGTATGTTCTCTCACTGATGAATTTTGGGAATCAAGATTGCGTGTGGTTTTTCAGCTGCTATTTTCTTCTATCAAATTGGGTGCTAAGCATCCTGCCATTTCTGAGCATGTCATTCTTCCTTGTCTGAGGGTTATATCTCAGGCATGTACTCCTCCAAAACCTGATGTACCAGATAAAGAGCCTAATACAGGAAAAGCTAACACTGGTTTGCAGATCAAGGACGAAAGTAATTCAAGTATGTCTGGATCTTTGGGCGGACATAGTGGTGGTACCAAGTCAGCAGAACCACTAGATAAGAACTGGGATACATCTCAGAAGACTCAGGACATTCAATTATTAAGCTATGCGGAGTGGGAGAAGGGAGCATCATATCTTGATTTTGTTAGAAGGCAGTACAAAGTGTCCCTGTCTGTTAAAGGTGGTAGCCAGAAGGCTCGACCTCAGAGACAAGAATTCCTGGCTCTTAAATATGCACTCAGGTGGAAGAGGCGTACTGGTAAGACAGCTAAGAATGACTTGTCAGCATTTGAGCTGGGGTCTTGGGTTACGGAACTTGCTCTTAGTGCTTGCTCTCAATCTATAAGGTCAGAGATGTGCATGTTGATAACTCTGCTCTGTGATCAGAGTACATCAAGACGATTTCGGTTATTGAACTTATTAGTGTCCTTGCTACCAGCAACTCTTTCTGCTGGTGAAAGTGCTGCGGAATATTTTGACTGTCTGTTCAAGATGATAGATTCAGAAGAGGCTCGCCTGTTTTTGACTGTGCGTGGATGTCTTGGAACAATTTGTAAACTAATTACTCAAGAAGTAGGCAATGTTGAATCTCTAGAAAGGAGCATGCGTATTGACATTTCTCAAGGATTCATACTTCACAAGCTTATAGAGCTGCTGGATAAATTTTTGCAGGTTCCGAATATTCGATCCAGGTATGACTGGTTTCTTTactaatttcaaattttgtgcTTAACTgattccatttttttcaaacaacTTTCGTGCTTAACAAATTTTGTTTGTATTAACGTCAGATTCATGCGAGACAATTTGCTGTCGGAAGTTCTTGAGGCTCTTATTGTTATTCGCGGCTTGGTAGTGCAGAAGACAAAGTTAATTAGTGATTGCAATCGGCTTCTAAATGACCTTTTAGATAGCCTTCTGCTTGAAAGCAGCGAAAATAAAAGGCAGTTCATTAGAGCCTGCGTCTGTGGTTTGCAAAACCATGGGGAGGAGAGAAAGGGACGAACTTGTCTGGTATGGATGATAAACCAACACTCGGATTTTCTCTGCTTTGTAAATGATGCTTTTAGACTGGTTTATCAAAATAACTCATCAAAGTTATAATATACTGATACCTAATTATACTTTTGTAGTAGGTAAAATTTTTGCTGTCTAGATAAAAGTCAATATTTCTTGGGTTCTTTATAGTTTGTACAAGGCTCACCTTCTCATAATTGCATGCGTTCTTcgctttcttttttgttgtgttTCTGTATATGTAAGCATGGGGTTCGTTTGTTTTGCTTTCACTGACTTAGGTGCCAGCACTAACATTCAACTATATGAACAGTTTATCCTGGAGCAGCTCTGCAATCTGATATGCCCATCAAAACCAGAGCCAGTGTATCTGCTGGTTCTTAACAAAGCACATACACAAGAAGAGTTCATCAGGGGATCTATGACAAAGAATCCCTATTCTAGCTCTGAGATTGGTCCTCTGATGCGTGATGTCAAGAACAAAATTTGCCATCAGTTGGATCTGCTAGGTCTTGTTGAAGATGACTATGGGATGGAATTACTAGTTGCTGGGAACATCATCTCTCTTGATTTGAGCATAGCTCAAGTCTATGAGCAAGTCTGGAAGAAGTCAAGTCAATCTTCGAATTCCATGGCCAATACGACATTGTTATCGCCTAATGCTGTCCCATCAGCTAGAGACTCTCCGCCTATGACAGTGACCTATCGGCTTCAGGTTTGTTATAGCTGTGTATTTTCCCATGTACAAGTCTGCATACTGATAAGGATTTTCTTCTAAATGACAAAGGAGTCGCCTTTTCTCCATTTCTGTACCAATATATGATATATAGGCTGTTTGGTCACACTTCCATTCAAATTGCATAAATGAAGTTCAAACAAAACTGACATTTAAATTCCATAGAAAAACGAAGTTATTTCTCTATCAAATCATGTATAATCTCTAACAGATCATGTAAAGCATAGATTTAAGATGTTATGCTTCACCCAAtcattttaaattcattttgtGTTAAATTTTGAATCCATCTATGAATTTTGCTAAAATCTAAAGATAGGTACTCATTATAATCTTTCAGCCAACTTAAGCTTGATATTGAAACTAATATCATATTTCAAAATCATTCATCCAAATGCAACCTGACATCATTTTTTCCCAATGGATCAATACGTCAcgttttctattatttttggtCTTGCGACTCTTACCTTGATATTCTTTGGATCATAACTATTCTCTTTTGGGGTACAATTTCCAGGGCTTAGATGGTGAAGCAACTGAGCCTATGATTAAAGAATTGGAAGAAGATAGAGAGGAGTCACAAGATCCAGAGGTTGAGTTTGCCATTGCAGGTGCTGTTCGTGAGTATGGTGGGCTGGAAATTATATTGAGCATGATCCAGGTGCATTTCCTATTTCATTATTCCTACTTGACATTTGAAGTGAAACCTTTTGCTACATATTGTTGAAATAACTGACTTTTAATATGATTTACAGCGTCTGCGAGATGATTTCAAGTCCAACCAAGAGCAGTTGGTAGCTGTTCTAAATCTCCTCATGCATTGTTGTAAAATAAGAGAGAACAGGCGAGCTTTGCTGAGGTTAGGGGCTTTAGGTCTACTCCTTGAAACGGCGAGACGTGCCTTTTCTGTTGATGCCATGGAGCCAGCTGAAGGCATACTTCTCATTGTTGAGAGTCTGACTCTGGAAGCTAATGAAAGTGATAACATTAGCATCACACAAAGTGCTCTTACTGTCACTAGTGAAGAGACGGGTGAACAGGCCAAGAAAATAGTCCTCATGTTTCTGGAGAGATTATCTCATCCTTTGGGTCTTAAGAAATCGAACAAACAGCAGAGGAACAATGAGATGGTTGCAAGAATCTTGCCTTACTTGACATATGGTGAACCTGCTGCAATGGAAGCGCTTATCCAGCACTTCAGCCCACCCTTGCAGGACTGGAGGGATTACGACCGGCTGGAAAGAGAACATGAAGATGACCCAAAAGATGAAAGCATCGCCCAGCAAGCTGCCAAGCAGAGGTTCACGCTGGAAAATTTTGTAAGGGTATCTGAGTCTCTTAAAACAAGTTCCTGCGGTGACAGATTGAAAGACATTATTCTTGAGAGGGGTATTACTGGCGTTGCAGTTAGACATCTGAGTGATAGTTTTTCAGTTGCAGGACAGGCTGGCTTTAAATCTAGTGCAGAATGGGCAACAGGCTTAAAACTGCCATCTGTCCCACTGATATTGTCTATGCTGAGAGGCTTGTCAACAGGACATTTGGCCACTCAAAAGTGTATTGATGAGGGGGGAATTTTACCTTTGCTTCATGCTTTGGAAGGGGTCCCGGGGGAAAACGAGATAGGTGCTAGGGCTGAAAACTTATTGGACACCCTTTCAAATAAGGAGGGAAAAGGAGATGGCTTTTTGGAGGAGAAGGTGCGGAGGTTGAGACATGCCACTAGGGATGAAATGAGGCGTAGAGCTCTAAGGAAAAGAGAGGAATTGCTTCAGGTAATTCATTGagcattttttaatagttattGAAAATTCTTTTTATAGTTTATTTATGAATTATATGAAAGCAGGTGCTGACTGAAGTAGATTGTTATCAGGTTACAGAATTTGATATGGAAAATGAGGGTAGAAAATAGCTATTCTCGACTTAAAACAGGAGTTTAGTTTTCCTTAGGGTCAGCGAGTGAAAGCAATACGATTCTCATGGTAAATTAGGATAGAATTTAGTCCTTGatgtatttattttcttatttgacGTTCGTGTAATTAGTATTGAGAAAATGAGTAGAACTAATTACTAGCGGTGAAACTGATGGTTCCTTTCATATCCAAATACTCAGGGTCTTGGAATGCGACAAGAGCTAGCTTCAGACGGTGGTGAGCGTATTGTTGTTTCACGACCATTACTTGAAGGTTTAGAAGAcgtggaggaagaggaggaggatggCTTAGCATGCATGGTTTGCCGAGAGGGTTACAGTTTGAGGCCCACTGACCTACTTGGTGTTTACTCTTACAGCAAGCGAGTGAATTTAGGTGCAGGGACTTCTGGAAGCGCACGTGGGGAGTGTGTTTATACAACTGTTAGTTATTTCAACATTATTCATTTCCAGTGCCATCAGGAAGCCAAGAGAGCAGATGCTGCTCTGAAAAATCCAAAGAAAGAGTGGGAAGGAGCAACTCTTAGAAACAATGAATCTCTTTGCAATTCTTTGTTTCCTGTGAGAGGTCCATCTGTTCCTTTACCTCAGTATATTCGCTATGTTGACCAGTTCTGGGACAACCTCAATGCTCTTGGGCGTGCTGATGGGAGCCGTCTTCGGCTGTTGACTTATGACATTGTTCTGGTACAGTATTTTCCTTCACTTTTTTCTGTCTTGTTATTTAACCTTTCTGTTGTATATTATCTTGAATGTGGACCttatatttatgaatgttttgttATGTAGATGCTAGCTCGTTTTGCGACCGGGGCATCATTTAGTGCAGAAAGCAGAGGGGGCGGAAGGGAAAGCAACTCCAGATTTCTTCCTTTCATGATCCAAATGGCACGTCACCTTCTTGATCAGGGAAGCCCATCTCAACGTAATACAATAGCCAAGTCTCTGAAAGCATATTTGTCATCGTCTGCATCAGATTCTAGGCCTTCCACTCCTGAGAAACAACCGTCTATGGGTTCTGAAGAAACTGTCCAGTTTATGATGGTGAATTCACTTCTTTCGGAATCTCATGAATCTTGGTTGCAACACCGCTGTGCCTTCTTGCAGCGTGGAATATACCATGCCTACATGCAGCACACTCATGGCCGGTCAGCTGGTCGCACATCATCCAGTTCATCTCCTATAGTCAAGATAGAGTCTGGTGATACAAGCCAAAGTCCTAGTGCAGAGATCGGGGGTGCTGATGAGCTTTTGTCCGTCATTCGACCAATGCTTGTCTACACTGGCTTGATTGAGCAGCTCCAACGTTTCTTCAAGGTCAAAAAACCAGCAAATGCGGCACCCACCCAAGCAGAAGGTACATCAAAAGTATCCAAAGGGGACGACAGTGGAAGCTTGGAAGCTTGGGAGGTAGTGATGAAAGAGCGGCTTTTGAACGTGAACGAGATGGTGGATTTATCAAAAGAAATGCTGTCGTGGCTTGACGAGATGAGTTCCGCAAGCGATTTGCAGGAGGCGTTTGACATAATTGGTGTATTAGCTGATGTGCTGTCTGGTGGCATTACCAACTGCGAGGACTTTGTACGTGCAGCAATCGATGCGGGGAGAGGCTGAGAGTTGGGTTAAACTACCGGCGTCATATGCGTTGCTGTCGTAGTATCTGCCGGGCTTTCTTTTAATTTAGGCGATAGTGATGATTGTAAAATTACATACCCCATGAAAAATGGGGTTCAGAATCTTGAGACTACGTACATATCTCTGTATCTTCTGTGTGTTGTGCGCATATGGCTTCTTGGtagtaaaatttttttttttctccctaaaATCTGcaattttgataaatttatgtGTTTCGCCCTACGAGTCTACTGCGACAATTTTGACAATTTTACTTTTAAGTGTAAGCTTCTCTTCAAATTCGAGTTTTGTGTGGGAAGTTGCTTGCAGATCGGTTTAACTCACATCAATCTATagactcgtttggaagtgccTTCAAAATGACTGATgttgtttttggtgaaattgattttagAGTTAGGACCCCCAAAATAACCAGATGTGCTTCtcgcaaagtgttttttcaagatccacttaattttttttactaaaaattgggttaaaaaacattttcaccaaaagtgttttcaatcattttaaaagcattttcaaacaCATCTGCAATTATTACGGGACTTAGCTATGAAAGTGAGGAGATTAGGAGAGATGCCGAACTCATTTCAATAGGAAATTCTTGATAAGTATGTATGTATTGAACCCGTAGAGAAAAAAAGTGTTTAATGCAAAAGAAGGAACCCTCTCTCCGAGGTGTTTAATACATGATACACCAGGCAAACCAAATGTGGTTCTCTTTTTTTACGGCCACCAACAGAAAGGGGCCGAAAGAACCCTAAAGTTACGATGCCCTAATTCATTGCATCGTAGTCGTCCAGCTTGTCATTGTACTGCAGCACCTTTCTCCTAATCTTCGATGAATCCACCCATGTAATGAAATCTTCCATATTCCTTGTCACCAGGAACGCTGGGTCAGTAACAGTTTCTGGACCGACACGGATGTGTCCTTGCTCGATGTATGTGACAGCTTCTTTCAGGTGTTCAGCAAACTTCAATCGAACCAAAACAGTTGAAAGCCTCCGTCTGAAAACATAGACATGGTAAGCCATCATCACTCGTGATAGTGTCAAATAAACTAGTGACACTAGCAATTACTAAGGCAGAACGTCTTCTAACTTTTGTTGCAAACCTTTCTGTCAATAGTTTCATAAGAATTCATCGAGCGTGAGTAAGGAGAAGATTACCTGCAAAGGGATGACACCGACAAGCGTTCACACAACGCCAAGCTTTGCTTGGATGGTATCACACCGATATTGTACCTGTCGTCAACATAAACTCTTTAAGTATAGAGCACGTAAGATGATGCTAAAACAGACATAAACCTATTGAGTTCAGATCATACAATATCCAAGTCATCTACAACCGGAACCTCTTTGAATAGATCCCGAACACTTCTCTCTTTATGTCACACAATAACGAACACAATTCGGGGGTAAAGGCTCAATTTCGATACACCCATACATCCCAAACACTTCTCTCTTTATGTCAACACAATAACGACCAAACTTGAGGGGTTAAACTTTCTAAATTTCGACTCGATCACTACTTTGTTTTTCGATAACCCATAGTGTAACACATAATGTCCATAAGAAACACTCCTTAGGACCTAATTGACCAAAATTTGGCAACTTTTTATGGGTTTCTTATGCAGCTTTGAAATATTAATACTTTCAACTGACATATCAATTCAACCAATGCAGCACCAGAAGCACACAAAAAATAAGACTCACAGTTTTTCCAAGAGCATATCGGTCATTTCGATCCGATACGGATCGTTCGGGTTCAACTGCTTCAATATGTGCACCAGCTTGTGCACCATCCGGCACAAACCCGAGTACctattttccaattttccaattttttttcaaatttttaattggAAAGAAACAAAACCCAGTTCATCGGAAGATTAATCGACTGATAAAACCTGAaagaaattaaggaaaaaaaaatgaaatcctACTTTTTGTAGTCGTCGCGACCGGTGACATGGTAGCGCTGCAGAACCTGAGTTTCTCTGTGACCTGCTTCTCTTTTCCAGTCCAAGAAGTTAACTTTCTTCAGCAGCTTCTTCTCATGAAACTTGAGCACCCTCATGCTTCCTTCtccgcagagagagagagagagagagagagagagagagacgaaaGAGCTAAAACCCTAGCTGGAGTAACAAAGGGGATAAAGTGTTGCAAAACCCTGGATTGGGACGAGAATTTCAATCTTAATTACCAGGCAAGCCCATTTGAATATTTGGATCGGGCCTTAAAGCCCAAACAGCTCAAGCCCTTTTACATTTATGCTATATTATTCAACAACGTTTGCCTATGGAACTCAGTAATGTTATTTTACTGCACTTGTAAAAGATCACGCAAAAACTCAACAATTACGTAATTCACagtttttaattgatttttgatGAAGATATAGTCATACGAGTATTAAAAATAGCGAGTCTTAACAAAACacttctggtactgttcacttttaacgttaagGACATTTtaactctaaaaagtcactcatgg from Pyrus communis chromosome 7, drPyrComm1.1, whole genome shotgun sequence encodes the following:
- the LOC137739974 gene encoding uncharacterized protein — its product is MRVLKFHEKKLLKKVNFLDWKREAGHRETQVLQRYHVTGRDDYKKYSGLCRMVHKLVHILKQLNPNDPYRIEMTDMLLEKLYNIGVIPSKQSLALCERLSVSSLCRRRLSTVLVRLKFAEHLKEAVTYIEQGHIRVGPETVTDPAFLVTRNMEDFITWVDSSKIRRKVLQYNDKLDDYDAMN